The Liolophura sinensis isolate JHLJ2023 chromosome 6, CUHK_Ljap_v2, whole genome shotgun sequence genomic sequence AACACGTGAAAAACATCATGGCTTGATGAGTAACAGTATATATAATACAGGGTAtaaaagaactttttttttttcatttttccactTACAAGtgtataacatatatgtataaaaacaatGAGAGGGAAAAAAGCTAATAACTGGTGAATGTAATGCCAAAGAGCAGaagaaataacatttgaaaGAGATTTTTTCAAAAACAGATCAGAAATTTGTCATACACTAACTCAACATAAGCAATTTATTTTACCAGTGCTCTGAAGTCCAATACTCCATAAGACATGGTATAAATACAACTTCAAAGTCTTAGTTGTTGGTGGAACAAAGCAAGGATAGCTATAAAGGTTTGTTTTAATCACCAAAAAGAGAAAACATTCAATGCAATACATCTAAGGTATAGAGTAAGgttaagaaattttaaattctcAAAACTATGTAAATACAAATTATCAGTATTGGTATACTGATATACCACCCATGTTTACTGCCAACAAATTCTGGCTCGATACAAGAAATCGATGAGATCATAACTTAAAAACATCCTACAAAATTTACTACTTCTTTCTTTCTGGTACCTTGTTTCTTCAGTTTGCTATGAATTATCTACAGCAGCGCAGGAGATATGTATACCTCATTTTCCAAAAATTAGATtgtcattaaaattttattcagaaacaaaaaaaaaaaaatcaaaagacaGTCAACCACAGTTTAAAACTAATCtcttaaaaaacaaacagctatCATCAGTGGACCAGCCACTTTAACATTTGATAAAATGAAACTGTAAgattttccttttcatttatgAAATAAGTAGGTAAGAGTGATAGGTTGATGagttaaattatttctttgattgttggttAATGTTGTGAAATTTTCTTACACCCAATTCCAGTTAAACTGAGTAGAAAATAGGTTCCAGTATGCATTATAGTTACTGCAGTCTATAAAATTCCTTACAGCTTCAGATTATCGCTAAGTGGGCTATGATAATGTTTTGGCCTTTGGTTCAGGTTGAGGTAGATAATGTAACAATGTTACACTACAGGCCTTAGCTCTTCACACCCCTCACCTCCATACTAATTCTGGATGAATAATGAAGCCTTTTTTGAAAACTGCAGCACTAACCTAACGGCTAACGTGaagtacagtaaatcacctacaAGTTCTAGAAATTTTTCACTGCTCTGCAATTTGAACTACAGTACAGGATGGTGAATAGTCTGTCAAAAATAATGTGATTTATTGTTATTCACATAAGATGTCATTTTTTATCAACTTAGTACACCAAGGTAAAaagctggtaaaaaaaaaaaaggtgtcaAATTATACAagtaggtgatttactgtattcaaatataacataaacatttttgtttaacatgcAGAGCAGACATTTTGATTCATGGTTGAAGTAGCACATAAGGGTATTGTAAGAAGCTATGGGCTACAATATTTATCAGATGAGCTATTATGACATTCAACATTATTTGAGGCAATCTCATGAATGGAGTATGACGGATGTTTTACATGAAATGGATGAACCAGGAATGGTAATGGgaagtatgtacacatacacctTGACAATTGACTAACCCTgaaacttattattattatccttCAAACTGAGGTTACCACAAACACTAGTTATATACTGGGCATCGGTCACAATAACTGTGAGTGTGGCATTCTCAGGACTTTGGCAGActaaagaaatataaatcatCGTCTAAAACTATTTAGGCTACACTGACTGCATGTTAAACTTTTGACGAAACCTATTTGGTTTTTCAgacaataaatacaaatgataaaacaatgaaCTGGTAATACCATAACTATAAATGCTTTAAATTACTGTGAGATGAACCACAACAGATCTTCCCAGATCAGGCTCTTTTGACTATACCTTTGATACTAAATGACATTTATGTTGAATGGTTAACAATGTTAGTAGATGAGAACATTTGCAAGATGTATCTACATGACTCCTGTACATATAGGCAAAAATAAAGTACATtctatatacacaatatataagAACTGGTTTCTGTTTGCCTTGCAAGACCACCACATCACTGCTGCAGCTCCCAAGTGGAACCAGAACATCTCAAAAATCTGACTGTCCAGCTATCTTTTTACTGGAAGGTACAGTAATGATCAGCCAAACTATGAGATATTACAGTAATAAGTTTTGCCAAGGTGAACATATAGGGTTAATCATCTCTGGTCTGGAAaccaggggagacaactctgcaAGTACCTAGTTGGAACCATACTGCCTATTAGTGACATATTCTCTCCGTCATTTCTttctgcaaaaagaaaaaaattaacttaagcgattaaatttcacaaacacTCAAACAAGTtgttaacaaatatattttaaaagatGATGTGATGATTAGGAATAGGATGATGAACCAATGCAGTAATACTCAGTAAGACTTCACTCCACTAaagagaatacagtgtagcACCCGTTATATGCATGATTGATCGTAGACATAATATTCACtgtagactaacagaatatttgtTGCCAATCATAACCTTTATTCAAAGTTCTTGACATTCTCTATATTCATATGAAGCtgaattcatattttaatagctatatgtgaatgtaaatgattaaatgaagaAACTACTTTTAAATGAACAGCCATAGCTCCGGTGTTAATAAGTAATACATGTTTCAAATTTACGAAAACTAAGGTTTTTTGTTGGCTTTTACAGCCTTATTCCTGAGAGAATACAAACTACTGTGGCTTCATAAAGGACAGCACACAACAAAAGTCTGCAAGATTTCGTAACCACAAGATTTCCATGTCTGGATAATTACTTTAGGAATACCTTTAGTTCCTGTAGACAAAATgtcagaaacataaaaaaaaacaaagtatttaCCAATGTAGTATGTATTAGCCTTTCAACTGCAGCATACATTCCTTTAGGCTTAATCAGTCAGATAACAAATTTCCTTACCAAGGGTTCCAATTCCTTCTTGTCAACCAGATTATGCTCAGTCACAAAATAATAGAAGTGTTTGTAGCATGTGTTCACATGGGCCTCCTGAAACACGCACCAAAGTAATCCTACTGATGAGGAACACAGAGGTCTAGCCTTATCGGtgttatatatatgcaaaatgttCCCAAATCGTAAGTTACAGTATTTGTGCTTGGCCAACAAGCAAAACCACTTTTCTACATCTGTGATACTGATGTTGTTGAATGACTTCTGTCAAGATGTCAATGATAAGATGCATGAAATTAATCATTTTctacatacatctacatacatttatacatttatattttttgtagaAGACCCTAATGGTCAGTTACAATATTGTATTCTATTTCCTCATTCTAATCTGTACTCAAAAACTTAGTTGATTATTTTTGAAAGGCTCCTCCCTCAAGCTGGAGATGGTGTGTTAACGCTTCAAAAGACAAGTCTTTAGATCAATCCCAATGACTCTGTGCATGTGCATGTCCCTCAATTCTTATGCAAGACTTCCCACTGAGAAGAATACCTTACAGGCTCAATAGTTTCTTCAAAAAAATACCTAGATCTGCAAAAACTTAACTCCGGTTTCAACTTACTGCTCCTATAGTAACAAGTTTGTCAAAGTGATGAATGTAGACATGGACAAATACTCTGAACAGCCGCGTCAGAATTTTCTTCACTACTTGCAAGTAATTTCTAGGGAAAGGAACacctgaaatgaaaagaaataagaaGATCAAATTTAGAATAACGATAACGTACCATAGACAAGTTAATGTATGCAAACATAAACCAGATCACCCAGTTCATGATGGGTTATCATGACCTTCTGCAATACTAATGGAGAGGATGTAGATTCCTTAGCAATACTACTGGTAATCAATGTCActgcatactacatgtattcacattttAATTACTTCCCACAATTTGTAAGATGAAGTTCTGaagtatatgttttatttatttgattaatgctcacaaattttatatttttacaatggtggtcagtttttgCGAGGGAAACTGGAATGTCCCTGGTAAACcatcagcctttggcaagttactcaaGAGCCTTCCCATGTTGGATATTCCCATTCTTGATATACAGATATGAACGCCTTCTTGGTGAGAGATCAATGATCTTCAATAAATGTGAGACTCTGTCAGACGTCCGTAAGAGCACTATTAAGTTATTGTCAACATGgccccatgaacagtgagagtggGTAATCCACACAGCCCTCGACTATGCCCGGGATTGAACCTATATCTGGTGTCTCCAAATTATTGAGAGATTAGTGTCTTATCTACTCACCCACAACTAAAACATCCCTTTGTAAGTGACTGCAGCTTAATTCACCTTTAAGGCTAGAGACATTCATCGCAATTTTGAGGAAAACCATTTCCTATGTCttgtcttttgtttctttgggCTTTTTTTGAGAATTAATAGGACAATTGCAAAACTCACCAACTTTAACAGGGAATATTTCCTCTGTGTTAATCTGTCTCTCCACCCATTCCATCAACAATGTGATGTAGTGAGGAGCTGCTAAAGCTGTTGGTTTCCTGTAGTTCTCTCCATCACACCAGTGGTACTCGTACCTTAACAACAGAGTGGGGAGTGTCACTGCATGTTACTTGTGCATATGTTCTGCCTTAACAGAAATCAAATGCGTATTTTTACAGCATTCTCATGTATTCATCTAACCTTAGAGTGTGCTGACTGAATAATTacataatttttgtgaacaatGAATTGAGAGATTTAAGTGAGTTAGATTAGACGAGAGTTTTCTCCCATATCATTTTTCTGTCTAGCAATTTAATTCCTGGATGACATTCAGTGCTCCAGGAGAACATCTATGCTGTATGTAGCAGCTAtggaaaatttcacattttcgGCAAACAAATTGATAAAATTCCTAGCACTACACAAGCTAATatacaataaaaatgaaatactttACAACACTACAAATAACAAACTGCTAGATGATGGTAAGTTAAGAGCATTCCACTTTGAACTTTAGAACAAGGAACTATTTAGGCTACGCTATAATTAGTCCAAATCACCATGATATGGCCAAACTTTTGCccatgtgacgttaagccataatcattcattttaattagtCAGGAGCTCTATAAATGTACACTTTGACTCACTTGGGGCCCCCGGACATGGTAGGACAGGTCTGCTCTGTGCAGTGCTCTAATATTGTCCCATACAATAGGTTGATACGGTTAAAAAAATCCACcactgaaaacaatgtaacaatttatTATAACTGTGAATGAAAGAGTGATATGGatttaaaggcattattcttacatttaaaattttactgaatttgataagaaattatatTAACTCTGATGATGAtttacatttaatgtacatgatAGTTGGAGTATGTccaatggttaaaaaaaaaaaacactcccCATACACACATAAGTCCTTAATTCCTATTGCATACACAAGAAGAAAATGCATGGTGGAATGTAAAATAACTAAGAAACTATTGTGTAAAATAATACAGTTACATCAAGACTTCACAGTGCTGTTTGGTAATGCTGCATAATTTCTGACCTATCAGTGTACAATGTCCTTGCATAAGTATGAGTGATGTAAAATAATCTGTAAGCTGGCTTAGATTAACAGAAACCTGCATTTTCACCAGCTGTTCTCCTAACATGGTATACACTGAAAATTGATTATTATTGGTCAATGAAgcagaacaaaatgaaaatctcCCATAACCCCAACACAAACACACCTTGCTAGAACAATGACCTGGCAATACTAGCAGGTGATACAATTAACAGCTTGCCAGAGCCCAATGTTCCAGGTCTGACAGGTAAGGGCCAACACTCCAGGTTTAGGCCTGTTCCCCTGGAGACCCGTTGACAACCTGCCCATTCTCTGGCTTTATAACCCCTGCTCTACCCTACACCTTCAGACCAGTGAACATCCACAACCTAAAGTGACCACACCATGCATTGGTCATAGACGAATGCTTCAAACAGGCTTCAGTCCCCAACCTTACAACAGGTAAGTCAATACATTCcagcatagtacatgtacctctacataTACAGTATGGGATGGAGCCATATGATTTCTGAAACTGTCTTTGGCTCCTGGTATTGGATTGGTGACGAGGAAACTCAACACTTGCACCAATCAGATGCCAGTCAGCTGATTGCAGAATACAATGAAGGCATACAAGGGCTGAACAACTTTGCTGCACTAATGGTTTTGATGTCTGGTTTCTCTGTCCCTCCTGGTATCTTTTTGTTGACGGAAAAATTGATGTAATCTGCACCAATTAGATGCCAGTGAGGGACAGCAGAAGTAAACAACTCAATTCTAGTTCAAACAAACTATATAACATTTAAATCTCCATATCTCTTTCAATTTATAATCCAAGTCTCTACATctacaaacatgtttacatctTGTACTTGTCActcaaaacaatatatacaagaaattttctttttagGACAGGAGTGAAGTTTCCTGCAAACAAGTCCTACTGGGGACTTCCCCTTCTGAGGATATGATGTGTGCTGGTGTAAGCTGAAACTAGCACCATGATATGCTTAGAAGGGATAACAGTCGACACAAATAATGACACCATTCTGCCATCCATATGTTAATTCAATAGCATGCAACcttaaataataaacagcagCAATCAGTGGTTGACTGCTTCCTCTGCCAGGATATCACTGGTGTCTTAGCAGGTGGCCACCGGACTTAGGTTGATGAGTGGAGTGTGAAGAGGGTCAGACACTTCCTGACCACAGTGACTTATCCCAGTCCAGGCTACCATGACTCCACCACTAACTAACCTGCACTACTATCAACTTCACTGGAGACAGATATGGTTTTTACCTCGGACTAGAATACATAACATCAGACTGGCCTGGCCTcaaactacatttacatgtatgatcaaCCCTGTGGGAGCTTTCTCCTTCatatgaaaaatacaatttttcagCAATGCTTTATATTAAATTTTCTCGCATCTGTTTTTACACAATAAAGATCTGTCTCAATGCACACAATTAAAAGTGATAACAGTTTAAGCAAAACTgcaaatacaagtacatgttaaCTGTTTATGATATAGCTGTATCACTTTTTATAAAACTATAGGTCAACATGTACATTCCACAGAACTGTTATGCTAATATGTACAGCTCGTTTGTGTGCTATTACCACTTCCTGTCCTATGAAATGTTCGTCTCCTGGTAAGGGGAGGGCTTAACCTCACTTTCACAAATGAACTcatacagtgctgcctcactggaatccATGCTATGCTTATGGCACTAGACATGGATATGACTTTTTCTTACCCTAGGGCAATCATTACAGTTCTGCAGGACAGCAAAATCTATGAAACTGAGTATAAGTACCATCCCCAACTGATGCTTCACTGCAGCTTTGTGGTAAGCCCATCTGCCAATTTTGGCAGTGACATGCCCCTTACCATGTACAGCTATCCAATCATTAAGGTCCTCTCCTGGGGGAAGCTTCACAACCTCTTTTAGGTCAATACCAGAGCTTAATGATGCATTTGCCTGCTTATGAAGATTAAACTTCATTGTTCCAGGCTCAAATCGCTTTTTGGGACGAAATGTCTGAAAgacaaagaaatacatgtatcattgtacATAAACGTGTCCAACCAGGATGGCACTTACAACACCACAatcattaataattaaatttatcatCCAATAGATTTAAGTGCTAAGCACATGAATTAAGTATATAATGCAGCTGGATATATGGTCCAAAATATGTaattaattttctgtaattCTTTCCACTTTGAGTCACAAATCTTAAAATTGATTTGTTCCTGCATCATACAAATTTTCCCTGGAAATTCTTGTaaattacgaaaaaaaaaaaaacctatattTAATTACTGAATACTAAAATCTGTTCAAAATTCAAAGGAATGCTGTTTAAAATCTGAATTACAACCTTGCCACCAGCAGTTGAATAGTTCCTTCACTTGGCGACAGATTGAATGGTCAGAATAAAATAATCTGGTCTCATCTCAAAGCCGATGATAGTATCAAAATCATTATTTAGAAAAGTAAGTAAAAGAggaaaatgctgaaatatttatttctccCATTACACCTCCACAGTAAAAGATTGAATTGTTgaatattgatttgattgacgtttagcgctgttcaaaaatattacagttaATGAAACTGGGCAGGTGTACACTTTGACACATTTCCTATTACTCCTGACTTGaagatttatttcactgatgtctTCAGAtagcatactcaagaattattcactctAAAAttagaattgggtaaaaaaacaTCTCACTGTTTTAATGAGAATTAATGATTCTGGCTTTAATGCTacttcggcaatatttcaaccatactTTGGGATGTTTTGACAGAAAGGGTTTACTCAGGCAATCATTCCAAGTTAATATCAGATATCAAGAGTAGTcttataaattaaatgttgcaTACCATGAATTTTAATCTACAACCTTTTTGGACCGTTCTGGCATTACATAAATAGTAATTGATCAAAGACCATAAACATCATGTTAAACCACTCTTTGTGCAGGACGAAGCCTTCCTGCAGTGATACAAATGGAACAAACAAATCTAATTTTGAAAGGAGAGGTTTTGGTGGGCAAAAATCAATGGTTAGATTTCACACATCAGATTTCAAGAGACCAAGGTGTTTCAGACAGCTGCCTGCTGCTGTCTCTGTAGTGGCTTACTTTGGATAATCTGAACATTTTAACCCAAAGTAATTGAAAATTCATTGCTTTAAATTCAGTCGCCTACTTTTAAACTCTGACCTCCTTATCCAATTCTAAATGTACACCCTGCACGACTACTTCTTGTGATATTACTTATAATTCCATTCTCGGTGAAAGCAATGTCATCACAGAACGATTGGACATACAGTTATGTAACCAGTGGTTGGCAGACAGTCTGAaaatttttattccattctcTGTGAAAGCAGCTGCTTGCTTTCACATGTCATCACATctcagaaaaactgaaaatatttaacCTGTGTATGACAGACGACCTGTAAACAAAGTGGCAGCAGTGTTTACTTTAATACTGAGAAATGTATCATTGTCAAAGTTAACATGCCAATTAGTATTTACGAATGttacaaccttcaaaatatatgtacatatatgcatgcttTGGCCCTTCAAAACAGCTTTTTCATTAATTCACGATAGCCAAAGTtgcaatcaattaaatattcCATAGATTCTACTACCCCCATGTTTATACAGGAGTGTCTTCTGGCAGGTTTACAGCCAATAAGTTGGATGGGGTTAATAAATTTTAGTTTCCATGCCATGTCACAAACCTAAAATAATAACTGTGTCCACCTTATTGACTGCAAAACTGCAGGTAGACACCTTGTATGGAATGTTACTCCTTAAGTACAGTCACATATTGCAATAAAGCCACACTCAACTTCAGCACGCCTATAAATGGTGTAACCTACCATACACTTTACACATTTGAGGAAATGTTCACACCATGATCTGTCCATGCAGGGGAAGAATTTAGcgaaaaaggtacatgtatcgcAAAAAGTATACCAGGATATACATTGTaagggcaaaaaaaaattaaaaattaaacct encodes the following:
- the LOC135466252 gene encoding MOB kinase activator 3B-like, which produces MRLLNDRKMAMRPPRTGFSQFFSRDKTFRPKKRFEPGTMKFNLHKQANASLSSGIDLKEVVKLPPGEDLNDWIAVHVVDFFNRINLLYGTILEHCTEQTCPTMSGGPKYEYHWCDGENYRKPTALAAPHYITLLMEWVERQINTEEIFPVKVGVPFPRNYLQVVKKILTRLFRVFVHVYIHHFDKLVTIGAEAHVNTCYKHFYYFVTEHNLVDKKELEPLKEMTERICH